One window of Trifolium pratense cultivar HEN17-A07 linkage group LG5, ARS_RC_1.1, whole genome shotgun sequence genomic DNA carries:
- the LOC123885434 gene encoding vesicle-associated protein 1-2-like has product MSSAGDLLSVEPLELTFPFELKKQISCSLQLSNKTDSYVAFKVKTTNPKKYCVRPNTGIVMPRSTCDVMVTMQAQKEAPVDMQCKDKFLLQSVKTNDGVSPKDISADMFNKEAGHVVEECKLRVVYVSPPQPPSPVAEGSEEGSSPRGSVSENGNVNGLDFSQGTRGFAERTEAQEKSAEARALISRLTEEKNNAIQQTSRLRQELELLKREGNKNRGGVSFIIVILIGLLGIIMGYLMK; this is encoded by the exons ATGAGTTCCGCTGGTGACCTCCTCAGTGTCGAACCTCTCGAACTCACTTTCCCCT TTGAGCTGAAGAAGCAGATCTCGTGTTCTCTTCAATTGTCTAATAAGACTGATAGCTATGTAGCTTTCAAG gttaaaACAACTAATCCAAAGAAGTATTGTGTTCGTCCAAACACTGGAATTGTCATGCCAAGATCTACCTGCGATGTTATGG TTACCATGCAAGCGCAAAAAGAAGCTCCGGTTGATATGCAATGCAAGGATAAGTTTCTTCTTCAGAGTGTAAAGACCAATGATGGTGTCAGTCCGAAAGATATCTCTGCAGATATG TTCAACAAGGAGGCAGGGCATGTGGTTGAGGAGTGCAAATTGAGAGTGGTGTATGTATCTCCACCGCAACCACCATCTCCAGTTGCAGAGGGTTCTGAGGAAGGGTCGTCGCCTAGAGGGTCTGTTTCAGAAAATGGAAATGTCAATGGTCTTGACTTCTCACAA GGAACCAGAGGATTTGCCGAACGAACCGAGGCTCAAGAAAAATCTGCAGAG GCAAGAGCTCTTATCTCAAGGCTGACTGAAGAAAAGAATAATGCAATTCAACAAACTAGCAGGCTCCGCCAGGAACTG GAGTTGCTGAAGCGTGAAGGAAACAAAAATCGTGGCGGAGTGTCATTTATCATTGTCATATTAATCGGCTTACTTGGCATAATCATGGGGTATCTCATGAAATAG
- the LOC123885083 gene encoding probable aspartyl protease At4g16563: MASPLFFLLLITLSISHPSSQMILLPLTHSLSKTQFNTTHHLLKSTTTHSTSRFHHHYKNHHQLSLPLSPGTDYTLSFNFGPYSQPITLYMDTGSDLVWFPCTPFNCILCEFKPNPSPSSSSPPTNISHSTPISCNSKACSTAHNSVSSSDLCTMAHCPLDSIETKDCGSFHCPPFYYAYGDGSLIASLYHDTLSLSSLKFRNFTFGCAHTTFSEPTGVAGFGRGLLSLPAQLASHSPQLGNRFSYCLVSHSFRHERVRKPSPLILGRYEDEKQSNGDEVVEFVYTSMLDNPKHSYFYCVGLKGISIGKKMIPAPEILRRVNKRGDGGVVVDSGTTFTMLPVGFYDSVVAEFDRRVGKVNRRASEIEMKTGLSPCYYLDAAAAVEVPAVTLRFVGVNSSVVLPRKNYFYEFLDGGDGVRRKERVGCLMLMNGGDEFEVSGGGPGAILGNYQQQGFEVEYDLEKKRVGFARRKCASLWDRLNRDKN, from the coding sequence ATGGCTTCTCCTCTGTTTTTCCTCCTCCTCATCACACTCTCCATTTCACATCCTTCATCACAAATGATCCTATTACCCCTAACACACTCACTTTCCAAAACCCAATTCAACACAACCCACCACCTCCTCAAATCCACCACCACTCACTCCACATCACGCTTCCACCACCACTACAAAAACCACCACCAACTCTCTCTTCCACTCTCACCAGGAACCGATTACACTCTCTCCTTCAACTTCGGCCCCTACTCCCAACCCATAACTCTCTACATGGACACAGGAAGTGACCTTGTCTGGTTCCCCTGCACCCCATTCAACTGCATACTCTGCGAATTCAAACCAAACCcttcaccttcatcttcttctccaCCCACCAACATCTCTCACAGCACCCCCATTTCATGCAACTCCAAAGCATGCTCTACAGCACACAACTCCGTCTCTTCCTCCGATCTCTGCACAATGGCTCATTGTCCATTAGACTCCATTGAAACAAAAGATTGCGGTTCTTTTCACTGTCCACCTTTTTACTATGCTTACGGCGATGGAAGCTTAATAGCTTCACTCTATCATGATACCCTTTCACTTTCTTCTCTCAAATTTCGAAACTTTACATTCGGTTGTGCTCACACCACTTTTTCAGAACCCACCGGTGTTGCTGGGTTTGGTCGTGGATTGTTATCTCTCCCTGCTCAGTTAGCTTCTCATTCTCCTCAACTTGGTAACCGTTTCTCTTATTGCTTAGTTTCTCATTCTTTTCGCCATGAACGAGTTAGAAAACCGAGTCCACTCATTCTGGGTCGttatgaagatgaaaaacaGAGTAATGGTGATGAAGTTGTTGAGTTTGTTTATACTTCAATGCTTGATAATCCAAAGCATTCTTATTTTTACTGTGTTGGATTGAAAGGAATTAGTATCGGAAAAAAGATGATTCCGGCGCCGGAGATTTTAAGGAGGGTGAATAAAAGAGGTGACGGTGGTGTAGTTGTGGATTCCGGTACGACGTTCACGATGTTGCCGGTGGGGTTTTATGATTCTGTGGTGGCGGAGTTTGACCGTCGTGTTGGGAAAGTCAACCGGCGAGCTAGTGAGATTGAGATGAAAACAGGGCTTTCGCCGTGTTATTATTTGGACGCGGCGGCGGCGGTGGAAGTTCCGGCGGTGACGTTGCGTTTTGTTGGGGTGAATTCAAGTGTGGTGTTGCCTAGgaagaattatttttatgagtttttggACGGTGGAGATGGAGTGAGGAGGAAAGAGAGAGTGGGGTGTTTGATGTTGATGAACGGTGGAGATGAGTTTGAAGTGAGTGGTGGTGGACCTGGTGCAATACTTGGGAATTATCAACAGCAGGGATTTGAAGTTGAgtatgatcttgaaaagaagcGCGTGGGTTTTGCTAGAAGAAAATGCGCGTCGCTTTGGGATCGGCTTAATCGCGACAAAAACTAG
- the LOC123885435 gene encoding uncharacterized protein LOC123885435 isoform X2, producing the protein MAMASTNENDNRSLLYLENLTLPTFQVVVIAANMRCNGCQERVSRVVSKMTRLTEYTIDVGKNEVTLKGDFMAHSNIQYKTFRSSTPKSANDPPKSSIACFTQFDKHKCNKE; encoded by the exons ATGGCTATGGCCTCtacaaatgaaaatgataaCCGTTCTCTTTTATACTTAGAGAACTTGACACTCCCCACG TTTCAAGTTGTGGTGATAGCGGCAAATATGAGGTGTAATGGTTGTCAAGAAAGAGTTTCCAGAGTTGTCTCAAAAATGACCA GGTTGACAGAGTACACAATAGATGTTGGTAAGAATGAAGTAACTTTAAAGGGAGATTTCATGGCACATTCAAACATACAATATAAAACCTTTAGAAGCAGCACCCCGAAGAGTGCCAACGATCCACCCAAATCCTCGATTGCCTGTTTTACTCAATTTGACAAACATAAATGTAACAAAGAGTAA
- the LOC123885435 gene encoding uncharacterized protein LOC123885435 isoform X1 translates to MAMASTNENDNRSLLYLENLTLPTQFQVVVIAANMRCNGCQERVSRVVSKMTRLTEYTIDVGKNEVTLKGDFMAHSNIQYKTFRSSTPKSANDPPKSSIACFTQFDKHKCNKE, encoded by the exons ATGGCTATGGCCTCtacaaatgaaaatgataaCCGTTCTCTTTTATACTTAGAGAACTTGACACTCCCCACG CAGTTTCAAGTTGTGGTGATAGCGGCAAATATGAGGTGTAATGGTTGTCAAGAAAGAGTTTCCAGAGTTGTCTCAAAAATGACCA GGTTGACAGAGTACACAATAGATGTTGGTAAGAATGAAGTAACTTTAAAGGGAGATTTCATGGCACATTCAAACATACAATATAAAACCTTTAGAAGCAGCACCCCGAAGAGTGCCAACGATCCACCCAAATCCTCGATTGCCTGTTTTACTCAATTTGACAAACATAAATGTAACAAAGAGTAA
- the LOC123885759 gene encoding leukocyte receptor cluster member 1: MGGHGGLNILPQKRWNVYNFDNREKVRKDEEAAARDEQIKREQSRKRDTEVRLERLRTSRGLAPTIPEPEPKTEPKVEPEVEVEVKAEAGDPGHINLFEGIKIFDPIRVPKRDIEGEKEELKMKTKKLKLRKEPGESSIRAVGPEDEVYRLGYGIAGKGVQLPWYVQNKKLNDNDDDVGGVNGENNGGDRRGEKRKKTLQELREERLERERKEKEREMALRHPKQSRREAFGSSRYYNRR, translated from the exons ATGGGTGGCCATGGCGGTTTGAACATTCTCCCTCAGAAACGTTGGAACGTTTACAATTTCGATAACAGAGAGAAAGTCCGAAAAGACGAAGAAGCCGCCGCAAGAGACGAGCAGATTAAACGCGAACAATCGCGAAAACGCGATACCGAGGTCCGTCTTGAGCGCCTCCGTACCTCTCGAGGTTTGGCACCGACTATTCCCGAACCTGAACCTAAAACCGAACCTAAAGTCGAACCTGAAGTTGAAGTTGAAGTTAAAGCAGAAGCAGGTGATCCAGGTCACATTAACCTATTTGAAGGAATTAAGATTTTCGATCCGATTCGAGTACCGAAGAGAGATATTGAGGGTGAAAAAGAGGAATTGAAGATGAAGACTAAGAAATTGAAGTTGAGGAAAGAGCCTGGAGAGTCTTCGATTCGCGCCGTTGGTCCTGAAGATGAGGTGTATAGGTTAGGTTATGGAATTGCTGGGAAAGGGGTTCAATTGCCTTGGTATGTTCAAAATAAGAAActcaatgataatgatgatgatgttggtgGTGTTAATGGTGAAAATAATGGTGGTGATAGGAGGGgtgagaagaggaagaagacaTTGCAAGAGTTGAGAGAAGAGAGGCTGGAAAGGGAGAGGAAAGAGAAGGAAAGGGAGATGGCGTTGAGACACCCGAAGCAAAGCCGCAGAGAAGCTTTTGGTAGTAGTAGATACTACAACAg GAGATGA